One stretch of Candidatus Sulfotelmatobacter sp. DNA includes these proteins:
- the coaE gene encoding dephospho-CoA kinase (Dephospho-CoA kinase (CoaE) performs the final step in coenzyme A biosynthesis.), whose protein sequence is MRARKLRVGLTGGIGSGKSAVATAFGELGATIVDADVLARDVVAPGSPGLRAIAARWPQVVRADGALDRPALAAIVFADESARAALNAITHPLVRALGDLREREAPPGVVVHVVPLLFEGDFWRACDRTVLVVAPHDVRIARVIARDATEREAVERRMAAQIDPERARVMADYVIENDGDLAQLQARSASVYGALLHDLDEEEDALR, encoded by the coding sequence GTGCGGGCGAGGAAGCTGCGCGTCGGCCTGACCGGTGGAATCGGCTCCGGAAAGAGCGCCGTCGCGACCGCGTTCGGCGAGCTCGGCGCGACGATCGTCGACGCCGACGTGTTGGCGCGCGACGTCGTCGCGCCCGGCAGCCCCGGTTTGCGGGCGATCGCGGCGCGCTGGCCGCAGGTCGTTCGTGCCGACGGCGCGCTCGACCGCCCGGCCCTCGCCGCGATCGTGTTCGCCGACGAGTCCGCGCGCGCCGCGCTCAACGCGATCACCCACCCGCTGGTGCGCGCGCTCGGCGACCTGCGCGAGCGCGAAGCGCCCCCCGGCGTCGTCGTGCACGTCGTCCCGCTCTTGTTCGAAGGCGACTTCTGGCGCGCGTGCGATCGCACCGTGCTGGTCGTCGCGCCGCACGACGTGCGCATCGCGCGCGTCATCGCGCGCGATGCGACCGAGCGCGAGGCGGTCGAGCGCCGGATGGCGGCCCAGATCGATCCGGAGCGTGCGCGCGTCATGGCCGACTACGTCATCGAGAACGACGGCGACCTCGCGCAGCTGCAAGCCCGCAGCGCGAGCGTCTACGGCGCGCTCCTGCACGATCTCGACGAAGAAGAGGACGCTCTGCGATGA
- a CDS encoding ketoacyl-ACP synthase III yields MEQALASPVALRTVRSSLRIAALGTYLPERRLTNADFAKMVDTSEEWIVSRTGMRERRISREDEYTSDLCVAAVEDLRRRGGSLDEVDYVIACTITPDYYFPSVATQVQRRLGLHGVGAIDVGAACAGFVYALDLADALIGSGRARTVLVVAGETLTKITDYTDRTTCVLFGDGAAAALVTQSDAASSTLLARRVDADGEAGKELYCTGLRPEISGIVDPARRLRQNGRAVYEWAVTHVSGGIAELLTQAGLRADDVDWFVPHSANGRMIESICKRSGIPLERTLTSYELCGNTSSASIPLALAPALADGRVRAGDRVLLYGFGGGLVECGLLLRWS; encoded by the coding sequence ATGGAGCAAGCACTGGCGTCCCCCGTTGCGCTACGGACCGTGCGGTCCTCGCTGCGCATCGCGGCGCTGGGCACGTATCTGCCCGAGCGGCGCCTGACCAACGCCGACTTCGCGAAGATGGTCGATACGAGCGAGGAGTGGATCGTCTCGCGGACCGGGATGCGCGAGCGGCGCATCTCGCGTGAAGACGAGTACACCAGCGACCTGTGCGTGGCCGCGGTGGAGGATCTCCGCCGGCGCGGCGGCTCGCTCGACGAGGTCGACTACGTGATCGCGTGCACGATCACGCCGGACTACTATTTTCCCAGCGTCGCGACGCAGGTGCAGCGCCGGCTGGGCTTGCACGGCGTCGGCGCGATCGACGTCGGCGCGGCCTGCGCGGGATTCGTCTACGCGCTCGACCTCGCCGACGCGCTGATCGGTTCGGGTCGCGCGCGCACCGTGCTGGTGGTGGCCGGTGAGACGCTGACCAAGATCACGGACTACACCGATCGCACGACCTGCGTGCTGTTCGGCGACGGCGCGGCCGCGGCGCTGGTGACGCAGAGCGACGCCGCGAGCTCGACGCTCTTGGCGCGCCGCGTCGACGCCGACGGCGAGGCCGGCAAAGAGCTGTACTGCACGGGGCTGCGTCCGGAGATTAGCGGGATCGTCGATCCGGCCCGCAGGCTGCGCCAGAACGGACGCGCCGTCTACGAATGGGCGGTCACGCACGTGAGCGGCGGCATCGCCGAGCTGCTGACCCAAGCCGGACTGCGCGCCGACGACGTCGACTGGTTCGTGCCGCACAGCGCCAACGGACGCATGATCGAGTCGATCTGCAAGCGCAGCGGGATCCCGCTCGAGCGGACGCTGACCAGCTACGAGCTGTGCGGCAACACCTCGTCGGCGTCGATCCCGCTGGCGCTCGCGCCGGCCCTGGCCGACGGTCGCGTGCGCGCGGGCGACCGCGTGCTGCTGTACGGCTTCGGCGGCGGTCTGGTCGAGTGCGGGCTCCTATTGCGCTGGAGCTAG
- a CDS encoding amidohydrolase family protein, whose product MPCAGHVLAPGFIDVHSHSDELWLIDGRCEGKIRQGVTTEIGGNCGTSVSPLLGEALAAKRADARAYRFDVQWTTFDAFFTLVEREGVALNVASLVGLGTTRRCVAGDDVRPLTREQLTAQERLIRGAIEEGALGVSSGLIYEPGRHAGLDELVACASAAAAAGAPRYATHLRSEGDALEDAVIEALTVGERAGAAVQFSHHKAAGRRNWGKVHRTLEMIDRARGRGIDAACDAYPYVASWTQLDTLLPDALRDGGAAATLERLREPAQATATALALELARDPAYGGDGWDTILITGVGSERNAELAGVRMDALARRWGMNPAHAAIRLLVDEALRVECAFFSMREDDVATVFGAGFCCVGSDASARAYEGITVQGVPHPRTYGTFPRVFGRYARGLRVFDLGEAIRRMTALPAERFGLRERGVVAPGMHADLVVFDPERVVDRATYEHPCVPPEGIRDVFVNGRAVVRNGERTGARPGRVLRGGR is encoded by the coding sequence ATTCCGTGCGCCGGTCATGTACTTGCGCCGGGCTTCATCGATGTCCATTCCCATTCCGATGAACTCTGGCTCATCGACGGACGTTGCGAAGGAAAGATTCGTCAAGGTGTGACGACCGAGATCGGCGGGAATTGCGGTACATCTGTATCACCGCTGCTGGGGGAAGCCCTGGCGGCGAAGCGCGCCGACGCGCGCGCGTACCGCTTCGACGTCCAATGGACGACCTTCGACGCGTTCTTCACGCTGGTCGAGCGCGAAGGCGTGGCGCTCAACGTCGCCTCGCTGGTCGGCTTGGGGACGACGCGCCGTTGCGTCGCCGGCGACGATGTGCGTCCGCTCACGCGCGAGCAGCTGACGGCGCAAGAGCGCCTGATCCGCGGCGCGATCGAAGAAGGCGCGCTCGGCGTCTCGAGCGGGCTGATCTACGAGCCGGGCCGCCACGCGGGCCTGGACGAGCTGGTCGCGTGCGCGAGCGCCGCCGCCGCCGCCGGCGCGCCGCGCTACGCGACGCACCTGCGCAGCGAAGGCGATGCGCTCGAAGACGCGGTGATCGAGGCGCTGACCGTCGGCGAGCGCGCCGGCGCGGCGGTGCAGTTCTCGCACCACAAGGCCGCCGGACGGCGCAACTGGGGCAAGGTGCACCGCACGCTCGAGATGATCGATCGCGCGCGCGGCCGTGGGATCGACGCCGCGTGCGACGCGTATCCGTACGTCGCGTCGTGGACGCAGCTCGACACGCTGCTGCCCGACGCGCTGCGCGACGGCGGCGCCGCCGCGACGCTCGAGCGGCTGCGCGAGCCCGCGCAGGCGACCGCGACCGCGCTGGCGCTCGAGCTGGCGCGCGATCCCGCCTACGGCGGCGACGGCTGGGACACGATCCTCATCACCGGCGTCGGCAGCGAACGCAACGCCGAGCTGGCCGGCGTGCGCATGGACGCGCTGGCACGCCGTTGGGGGATGAATCCCGCGCACGCCGCGATCCGCTTGCTGGTCGACGAAGCGCTGCGCGTCGAGTGCGCGTTCTTCTCGATGCGCGAGGACGACGTCGCCACCGTCTTCGGCGCCGGCTTCTGCTGCGTTGGCAGCGACGCGTCGGCGCGCGCATACGAGGGGATCACCGTGCAAGGCGTCCCGCATCCGCGCACTTACGGCACCTTTCCGCGCGTCTTCGGCCGCTATGCGCGCGGGCTGCGCGTCTTCGATCTGGGCGAGGCGATCCGGCGCATGACCGCGCTGCCGGCCGAGCGTTTCGGCCTGCGCGAGCGTGGCGTCGTCGCGCCGGGGATGCACGCCGACCTGGTCGTGTTCGATCCGGAGCGCGTCGTCGATCGCGCCACCTACGAGCATCCGTGCGTCCCGCCGGAGGGAATCCGCGACGTGTTCGTCAACGGGCGCGCCGTGGTACGAAACGGCGAGCGCACGGGCGCGCGACCCGGGCGCGTCCTGCGGGGCGGCCGATGA
- the lnt gene encoding apolipoprotein N-acyltransferase: MLALHLAFPLTDWWWIAPFALAGLFASWCIVEPWPAVLVGFVSGLVFFTWGFSWFGQTAGTLLGPFAWVLSVGPAILVGFAFPLAAVLTSLAARRCDARAVPLVAAAAFALAEELRSVGVMGNPFSQLGVAEIDSPLRALAAYGGGYAITFATALLGASLGWWLLATRDRTRALTALTAWAAVALLALGAWAAWPARHHAPPTRRVAAVQGGISQSLKMSANGVALAVDRYTALTRTLRGAHVTLVLWPETVIPTDLLDAPGLRSQFAQLANQVGAPLWVGAWGDDREQWPDDQPRSWTNALYLFRPGVPGGVPSAMYAKAHLVPFAEYLPGPRWLRALPFADQIGHFAPGVNARTTFDGATPLICWESLFGDIAHARLADDPSLLMIATDDAWFGDTQGPYEHAQAATLRAVETGRWVLRAGATGISGIIAPDGTWTRRTTLGTSAVVVGEVGAPAPGPYARIGPAPVGIALAALIALPFWRRRR, from the coding sequence GTGCTGGCGTTGCATTTGGCGTTCCCGTTGACGGATTGGTGGTGGATCGCGCCGTTCGCGCTCGCGGGGCTGTTCGCGTCGTGGTGCATCGTCGAACCATGGCCGGCCGTCCTCGTCGGGTTCGTGAGCGGGCTCGTGTTCTTCACCTGGGGTTTCTCATGGTTCGGTCAAACTGCTGGGACGCTGCTGGGACCGTTCGCGTGGGTGCTCAGCGTGGGCCCAGCAATTTTGGTAGGTTTCGCGTTCCCGCTCGCGGCGGTGCTGACGTCGTTGGCCGCGCGGCGCTGCGATGCGCGCGCGGTCCCGCTGGTCGCGGCGGCGGCGTTCGCGCTGGCCGAAGAGCTGCGCTCGGTCGGCGTGATGGGGAACCCGTTCTCGCAGCTCGGTGTTGCCGAAATCGACTCACCGCTGCGCGCGCTGGCCGCGTACGGCGGCGGCTACGCGATCACGTTCGCGACCGCGCTGCTGGGCGCGTCGCTGGGCTGGTGGCTGCTCGCGACGCGCGATCGTACGCGTGCCCTGACCGCGCTGACGGCGTGGGCCGCGGTCGCGTTGCTCGCGCTGGGCGCTTGGGCGGCGTGGCCGGCGCGCCACCATGCGCCGCCGACGCGACGCGTCGCGGCGGTGCAAGGCGGCATCTCGCAATCGCTCAAGATGAGCGCGAACGGCGTCGCGCTCGCCGTCGACCGCTACACGGCGCTGACGCGCACGCTGCGCGGCGCGCACGTAACGCTGGTGCTCTGGCCCGAGACGGTGATCCCGACCGACCTCCTCGACGCGCCCGGACTGCGCTCGCAGTTCGCGCAGCTGGCGAACCAGGTCGGCGCGCCGCTGTGGGTCGGCGCGTGGGGCGACGACCGCGAGCAGTGGCCCGACGACCAGCCGCGCTCGTGGACGAACGCGTTGTACCTGTTCCGCCCCGGCGTGCCGGGCGGTGTGCCGAGCGCGATGTACGCCAAGGCGCACTTGGTGCCGTTCGCCGAGTACCTGCCCGGACCGCGCTGGCTGCGCGCGCTGCCCTTCGCGGACCAGATCGGACACTTCGCGCCGGGCGTGAACGCGCGTACGACGTTCGACGGCGCGACGCCGTTGATCTGTTGGGAGTCGCTGTTCGGCGACATCGCGCACGCGCGGCTCGCCGACGATCCGAGCTTGCTGATGATCGCGACCGACGATGCGTGGTTCGGCGACACGCAAGGCCCGTACGAGCACGCGCAAGCGGCGACGCTGCGCGCGGTCGAGACGGGGCGCTGGGTGCTGCGCGCGGGCGCGACGGGGATCAGCGGCATCATCGCGCCGGACGGGACGTGGACGCGGCGCACGACGCTCGGCACGAGCGCGGTCGTCGTCGGCGAGGTCGGCGCGCCCGCGCCCGGCCCGTACGCGCGCATCGGACCGGCGCCGGTCGGCATCGCGCTCGCCGCGTTGATCGCGCTCCCGTTCTGGCGGCGGCGCCGGTGA
- a CDS encoding LptF/LptG family permease produces the protein MATYPGARPAVIARSPWPKIGLPILDAYLMREVAGPFTFGLAAFFLFWFANIFVLAADYLVNKGAPVFLVLRFLVFRVPQATPFAFPFACLFGTLLGFGRLAADNEISALRTSGISFWRIVRLPLIAGILVAIASFEINENIAPVTTDLSTRSFYQILYKSQTLPIEPNIFRSDPTTGDTFYISSVSPDGKTMQNIEIWQPQHNSPFQTLLTAKTARIEGTDIVLEHAVRTQVNADGTVGSVVVLAQELKLSLPMGDNGQNFLSSSFNDTYTMNTKRLAQDIKFRKETGQGGADLASRELTLGSKYAYPFASFIAVIIALPMAVRFGKRGRTLGIVLSVMLLFVYYAISALAGALGRAGTLDPYLAAWLANILAAVAGSWMIWRVDR, from the coding sequence GTGGCGACGTACCCCGGCGCGCGTCCCGCGGTGATCGCGCGCTCGCCGTGGCCGAAGATCGGCCTGCCGATCCTCGACGCCTATCTCATGCGCGAAGTCGCCGGACCGTTCACGTTCGGACTGGCGGCGTTCTTCCTGTTCTGGTTCGCGAACATCTTCGTGCTCGCGGCCGACTACCTCGTCAACAAGGGCGCGCCGGTCTTTCTCGTGCTGCGCTTCCTGGTGTTCCGCGTGCCACAGGCCACGCCGTTCGCGTTCCCCTTCGCCTGCCTGTTCGGCACGCTGCTCGGCTTCGGCCGACTGGCCGCCGACAACGAGATCTCCGCGCTGCGCACGTCGGGCATCTCGTTCTGGCGGATCGTGCGGCTGCCGCTGATCGCCGGCATCCTGGTCGCCATCGCGTCGTTCGAGATCAACGAGAACATCGCGCCGGTCACCACCGATCTCTCGACCCGCAGCTTCTACCAGATCCTCTACAAGTCGCAGACGCTGCCGATCGAGCCCAACATCTTCCGCTCCGATCCCACCACCGGCGACACGTTCTACATCAGCTCGGTCTCTCCGGACGGCAAGACGATGCAGAACATCGAGATCTGGCAGCCGCAACACAACAGCCCCTTCCAAACGTTGCTCACGGCAAAGACCGCGCGCATCGAGGGGACCGACATCGTCTTGGAGCACGCCGTCCGCACACAGGTCAACGCCGACGGGACCGTCGGCAGCGTGGTGGTCCTGGCACAGGAGCTCAAGCTCTCGCTGCCGATGGGCGACAATGGTCAGAACTTCCTGAGCAGCTCCTTCAACGACACCTACACGATGAATACGAAGCGGCTGGCGCAAGACATCAAGTTCCGCAAGGAGACCGGACAAGGCGGTGCCGATCTGGCCTCGCGTGAGCTCACGCTGGGCAGCAAGTACGCCTACCCGTTCGCCTCGTTCATCGCGGTCATCATCGCGTTGCCGATGGCCGTGCGTTTCGGCAAGCGCGGCCGCACGCTGGGCATCGTGCTCTCGGTGATGCTGCTGTTCGTCTACTACGCGATCAGCGCGCTGGCCGGTGCCCTCGGCCGCGCCGGCACGCTGGACCCGTACCTCGCCGCCTGGCTGGCCAACATCTTGGCCGCCGTCGCCGGCAGCTGGATGATCTGGCGCGTCGATCGGTGA
- a CDS encoding lytic transglycosylase domain-containing protein, with translation MPGGAHQMASDQLQALIRNASSANSVDPKLVAAVIDAESGGDPSAVSRVGAQGLMQLMPDTWTQYGVGNPFDPVANIDGGTRYLHDLLHRYRGNVKLAVAAYNAGPGAVDAAHGIPRFAETRAYVERVVAALR, from the coding sequence GTGCCCGGCGGCGCGCACCAGATGGCGTCCGACCAGCTGCAGGCGTTGATTCGCAACGCCTCCTCGGCGAACTCGGTCGACCCGAAACTCGTTGCCGCGGTAATCGATGCGGAGTCTGGGGGCGATCCCAGCGCCGTCTCCCGCGTTGGAGCGCAAGGGTTGATGCAGCTGATGCCGGACACGTGGACGCAATACGGCGTAGGAAACCCCTTCGATCCCGTCGCCAACATCGACGGCGGGACACGGTACCTGCACGACCTCCTGCATCGGTACCGGGGGAACGTCAAGCTCGCGGTCGCGGCGTACAATGCCGGTCCGGGAGCGGTCGACGCGGCGCACGGCATCCCGCGCTTCGCCGAGACCCGCGCCTACGTCGAGCGCGTCGTCGCCGCTCTTCGGTAG
- a CDS encoding aldehyde dehydrogenase, protein MEISFPHLFVGGAWVEPHSGRAIDSIDPATEEVWAQVAEADEVDVDRAVAAARAALKGPWAKLTPSARGALIHQLGTLIRRDAQRLATVESRDNGKPLRDTLGEMQRAADWLIFFAGAADKVYGDVIPYRPDAHAFTRREPVGVVGAILPWNSPISLYAWKLGPALAAGCTVVLKPAELTPVSAIELAKLVAEAGFPAGVVNVVPGYGHLAGAALAAHPDVDKITFTGEHRTAQEIMRAAAVNLKRIAFECGGKSPHIIFADADVERAATVATHSAFRSTGQSCSLGSRLLVQRSIYARVVEILLERTARIRVGLPLDDRTHIGPHTSAEQLAKTNRYIQLGRDEGYRLLYGGSRPAGFERGYFVEPTIFGEVDNRSRLAQEEIFGPVLALIPFDDEAEAIAIANDVQYGLVAGLWTRDVARAHRVAAQLEAGLVSVNTYRPVHWMLPYGGFKMSGIGRENGLEAIDAYLETKTVVVDLSEAPPPDPFAD, encoded by the coding sequence ATGGAGATTTCCTTCCCGCACCTGTTCGTGGGCGGCGCGTGGGTCGAGCCCCACTCCGGCCGCGCGATCGACTCGATCGATCCCGCGACGGAAGAGGTTTGGGCGCAGGTCGCCGAGGCCGACGAGGTCGACGTCGATCGCGCGGTCGCGGCCGCGCGTGCGGCGCTCAAGGGACCCTGGGCGAAGCTCACGCCGAGCGCGCGCGGGGCGCTCATCCACCAGCTCGGCACGCTGATCCGCCGTGACGCGCAGCGGCTGGCGACCGTCGAGAGCCGCGACAACGGCAAGCCGTTGCGCGACACGCTCGGCGAGATGCAGCGCGCCGCCGACTGGCTGATCTTCTTCGCCGGCGCCGCCGACAAGGTCTACGGCGACGTGATTCCCTATCGGCCCGACGCGCACGCGTTCACGCGGCGCGAGCCGGTCGGCGTCGTCGGCGCGATCCTGCCGTGGAACTCGCCGATCAGCCTCTACGCGTGGAAGCTCGGGCCCGCGCTGGCGGCCGGCTGCACCGTCGTGCTCAAGCCGGCGGAGCTGACGCCCGTCAGCGCGATCGAGCTCGCGAAGCTGGTCGCCGAAGCGGGCTTCCCGGCCGGCGTCGTCAACGTCGTCCCCGGCTACGGCCACCTCGCCGGCGCGGCACTCGCCGCGCACCCGGACGTCGACAAGATCACGTTCACGGGCGAGCACCGCACCGCGCAGGAGATCATGCGCGCCGCCGCCGTCAACCTCAAGCGCATCGCGTTCGAATGCGGCGGCAAGTCGCCGCACATCATCTTCGCCGACGCCGACGTCGAGCGGGCCGCGACGGTCGCGACCCACAGCGCGTTTCGTTCCACCGGACAATCGTGCTCGCTCGGCTCGCGGCTGCTCGTGCAGCGCTCGATCTACGCGCGGGTCGTCGAGATATTGCTCGAGCGCACGGCGCGCATCCGCGTCGGCCTGCCGCTCGACGACCGCACGCACATCGGACCGCACACCTCGGCCGAGCAACTCGCGAAGACGAATCGTTATATCCAGCTCGGCCGCGACGAAGGCTACCGGCTGCTCTACGGCGGCTCGCGACCGGCCGGCTTCGAGCGCGGCTACTTCGTCGAGCCGACGATCTTCGGCGAGGTCGACAACCGCTCGCGGCTGGCGCAGGAAGAGATCTTCGGTCCGGTGCTGGCGCTGATCCCGTTCGACGACGAAGCCGAAGCGATCGCGATCGCCAACGACGTGCAGTACGGCCTGGTCGCCGGGCTGTGGACGCGCGACGTCGCGCGCGCGCACCGCGTCGCCGCGCAGCTCGAAGCGGGGCTGGTGTCGGTCAACACCTATCGTCCCGTGCACTGGATGCTGCCGTACGGCGGCTTCAAGATGAGCGGCATCGGCCGCGAGAACGGCCTGGAAGCGATCGACGCGTACCTCGAGACGAAGACGGTCGTCGTCGACCTCTCGGAGGCGCCGCCGCCCGATCCGTTCGCGGACTGA
- a CDS encoding DUF1932 domain-containing protein, with translation MRIAVLGLGEAGSLIATDLVRAGADVVGWDPNPHGAIDEIPLAAGFAAAIDGADVIVSVNWASVAEDVAREALPRIKRGALYADHNTSGPTLKARLAAIVEPAGCAFADVAMMSPVPPLGVRVPVFVAGSGARRFADVFRPYGMPIEIVGEQPGAAAARKLVRSVFFKGMAAAVCESLEAARAGGIYDWMYADIAKTFEAANAALVDRLVEGSRTHAVRRAHEMHEVVALLHEYGLPGPVSQAAAQTLEQLARDGVNA, from the coding sequence ATGAGAATCGCCGTACTTGGTTTGGGTGAAGCCGGTTCCTTGATCGCGACGGACCTCGTGCGCGCCGGTGCGGACGTCGTCGGCTGGGATCCGAACCCGCACGGCGCGATCGACGAGATCCCGTTGGCCGCCGGCTTCGCCGCCGCGATCGACGGCGCCGACGTGATCGTGAGCGTCAACTGGGCCAGCGTCGCGGAAGACGTCGCGCGGGAGGCCCTGCCCCGGATCAAACGCGGCGCCCTGTACGCGGACCACAACACCTCCGGTCCGACGCTCAAGGCGCGCTTGGCCGCCATCGTCGAGCCGGCCGGCTGCGCGTTCGCCGACGTCGCGATGATGTCGCCGGTCCCGCCGCTGGGCGTGCGGGTCCCGGTCTTCGTCGCCGGCAGCGGCGCGCGGCGCTTCGCCGACGTCTTTCGTCCGTACGGGATGCCGATCGAGATCGTCGGCGAGCAGCCCGGGGCGGCCGCCGCACGGAAGCTGGTGCGCAGCGTCTTCTTCAAAGGAATGGCCGCGGCGGTGTGCGAGAGCCTGGAGGCGGCACGCGCCGGAGGAATCTACGACTGGATGTACGCCGACATCGCCAAAACGTTCGAAGCGGCCAATGCCGCGCTGGTCGACCGCCTCGTCGAAGGGAGTCGCACCCATGCGGTGCGCCGCGCGCACGAGATGCACGAGGTCGTCGCGCTCTTGCACGAGTACGGCTTGCCGGGGCCGGTCTCACAGGCTGCCGCGCAGACGCTCGAGCAGTTGGCACGTGACGGGGTGAACGCCTGA
- a CDS encoding DUF6282 family protein: MCAPAAPSGLAGPEPRPSAQAAEIVRGAYDLHVHINPDVIERRIDDMALAQGHRERALSGFALKSHYTPTAERATLVSQLTGLDVIGAITLNAPVGGMNALAVEIAAREHARIVWFPTFDAENEPLGRTAAKPGVPVPVWAKMQHELRDQGFRPEPVRVVDEHGALLPEVHDVLRVIARHDLVLATGHLSRDEIFTLVRGAKEAGVKRIAITHPEFPSQNIGLADQRALAADGVLLERCFTTAHTGKVSWETMFENIRGVGVEHSYVSTDLGQLGNPPCEDGMALMADKMLAAGFTPQEIHTMTVVNTRKLVR, from the coding sequence ATGTGCGCGCCTGCGGCGCCCAGCGGCCTGGCCGGGCCGGAGCCGCGACCCTCGGCGCAGGCGGCCGAGATCGTGCGCGGCGCCTACGACCTGCACGTGCACATCAACCCCGACGTCATCGAACGCCGCATCGACGACATGGCGCTGGCGCAAGGACACCGCGAGCGCGCGCTGAGCGGCTTCGCGCTCAAGTCGCACTACACGCCGACCGCCGAGCGGGCGACGCTGGTCAGCCAGCTCACGGGTCTGGACGTCATCGGCGCGATCACGCTCAACGCGCCGGTCGGCGGGATGAACGCGCTGGCGGTCGAGATCGCGGCGCGCGAGCACGCCCGCATCGTGTGGTTCCCGACCTTCGACGCCGAGAACGAGCCGCTCGGGCGCACGGCGGCGAAGCCGGGCGTTCCGGTCCCGGTATGGGCGAAGATGCAGCACGAGCTGCGCGATCAAGGCTTCCGCCCCGAGCCGGTGCGCGTCGTCGACGAGCACGGCGCGCTGCTGCCGGAGGTCCATGACGTGCTGCGCGTCATCGCGCGCCACGATCTGGTGCTGGCGACCGGCCACCTCTCGCGCGACGAGATCTTCACCCTCGTGCGCGGCGCCAAGGAAGCCGGCGTCAAGCGCATCGCGATCACGCACCCCGAGTTTCCCTCGCAGAACATCGGGCTTGCCGACCAGCGCGCCCTAGCGGCCGACGGCGTGCTGCTCGAACGCTGCTTCACGACCGCCCACACCGGCAAGGTCTCGTGGGAGACGATGTTCGAGAACATCCGCGGCGTCGGCGTCGAGCACTCCTACGTCTCGACCGATCTGGGCCAGCTCGGAAACCCGCCGTGTGAGGACGGGATGGCGCTGATGGCCGACAAGATGCTGGCGGCCGGGTTCACGCCGCAAGAGATCCACACGATGACGGTCGTCAACACGCGCAAGCTGGTGCGTTGA
- a CDS encoding ABC transporter ATP-binding protein: MSTLVAVEDVTRTFTRGGGTQRALDGVSLTIEGGSFVSLVGPSGCGKSTLLNLIAGLIAPNSGRVVHAGAVVAGPRMNVGYLTQKDTLLPWRDVLQNIALPLEIRGVERAERERRAAELIERVGLGGRERAYPRELSGGMARRASLARMLIAQPDLLLLDEPFSALDAQLRLEMQNELGRLWYGTGRTVVFVTHDLDEAIVLGDRVVVLGPGGSVRRDETIALARPRDAVAVRRTPEYRAIEEHLWEALMTARAPESVA, translated from the coding sequence ATGAGCACGCTGGTCGCGGTCGAGGACGTGACGCGTACGTTCACGCGCGGAGGTGGCACCCAGCGCGCGCTCGACGGTGTCTCGCTGACGATCGAGGGCGGCAGCTTCGTCTCGCTGGTCGGGCCGAGCGGCTGCGGCAAGTCGACCTTGCTCAACCTGATCGCCGGGCTGATCGCGCCGAACAGCGGGCGCGTCGTGCACGCCGGCGCGGTCGTGGCGGGCCCGCGGATGAACGTCGGCTATCTGACCCAGAAGGACACGCTCTTGCCGTGGCGCGACGTGCTGCAGAACATCGCGCTGCCGCTGGAGATTCGCGGGGTCGAGCGCGCGGAGCGCGAGCGCCGGGCCGCGGAGCTGATCGAGCGCGTCGGGTTGGGCGGGCGCGAGCGCGCGTATCCGCGCGAGCTCTCGGGCGGGATGGCGCGCCGCGCCTCGCTGGCGCGCATGCTGATCGCGCAGCCGGACTTGCTGCTGCTCGACGAACCGTTCTCCGCGCTCGACGCGCAGCTGCGGCTGGAGATGCAGAACGAGCTGGGGCGCCTGTGGTACGGAACGGGCCGCACCGTCGTCTTCGTCACGCACGACCTCGACGAAGCGATCGTGCTCGGCGACCGGGTCGTCGTGCTGGGGCCGGGCGGCAGCGTGCGGCGCGACGAGACGATCGCGCTCGCGCGTCCGCGCGACGCGGTCGCGGTCCGGCGCACCCCGGAGTACCGCGCCATCGAAGAGCACCTCTGGGAGGCGCTGATGACGGCGCGCGCGCCGGAGTCCGTCGCTTGA